One region of Corynebacterium capitovis DSM 44611 genomic DNA includes:
- a CDS encoding uroporphyrinogen-III synthase, producing MTLPSVTPQPGKIIFVGAGPGNPDLLTIRAREVMEHNSIAIVEPDVYQGVRNVVASKLPVPAEKMKAAEEQYEAMCAEAKAAGARRKPPRPADPTAAELDEVELMGSGIVEKLSEARERAAEAIARGEAGDGDVVRLVSGNPLTRDRVMEEISAVAAAGLEFQVVPGMSLPSTVPSFAGIALGSTYTETDLSNDNVDWDQLAAAPQPLVFQAVEEQLETIASELQARGYAGTTPLTVTTNGTTRLQRTFDATLETLGKIDADLEGSLVVTVGTAVDDRSKYSWWENRSLYGWRVLVPRAKEQAGPMIARLSSYGAIPQSVPTISMEPPRNPAQMDRAIKGIVEGRYQWVVFTSVNAVSAVWDKFAVLGLDARAFAGVHLAAVGQKTADALRARGMSPELIPHRTKQNAEGIVEMFPEYVEDIDPVSRVLLPRADLGSDALVAGLMEKGWEVDDVVAYRTVRAAPPAPEVRDLIKSGGFDAVCFTSASTVKNLVGIAGKPHQRTIIACIGPMTAAAAREQGLRVDVQPEVADVPSLVDALAHHAATLRAAGQLPPPRKKRRTRNS from the coding sequence ATGACTTTGCCCTCCGTCACGCCCCAGCCGGGGAAGATCATCTTCGTCGGCGCGGGCCCGGGCAACCCTGATCTGCTCACCATCCGCGCTCGCGAGGTGATGGAACACAACTCTATCGCGATCGTCGAACCTGACGTCTATCAGGGTGTCCGAAACGTTGTCGCCTCCAAGCTGCCGGTCCCTGCCGAAAAAATGAAGGCGGCAGAGGAACAGTATGAGGCGATGTGCGCGGAGGCGAAAGCCGCCGGGGCTCGCCGGAAGCCGCCACGACCCGCCGATCCGACCGCTGCTGAACTCGATGAGGTCGAACTTATGGGCAGTGGGATCGTCGAAAAGCTGAGCGAAGCGCGTGAGCGCGCTGCGGAAGCTATCGCGCGGGGTGAGGCGGGCGACGGTGACGTGGTGCGCCTCGTGTCCGGCAACCCGCTGACCCGGGACCGCGTGATGGAGGAGATTTCAGCCGTCGCCGCCGCGGGTCTCGAGTTCCAGGTTGTGCCGGGTATGTCGCTGCCGTCGACGGTGCCGTCTTTCGCGGGCATCGCGCTGGGTTCGACGTACACCGAGACGGACCTGTCCAACGACAACGTGGACTGGGACCAGCTCGCGGCCGCCCCCCAGCCGCTGGTGTTCCAGGCCGTCGAGGAGCAGCTGGAGACGATCGCTTCCGAGCTGCAGGCGCGCGGGTACGCGGGGACGACCCCTCTGACGGTGACCACTAACGGCACGACGAGGCTGCAGCGCACGTTCGACGCGACGCTGGAGACCCTGGGCAAGATCGACGCGGACCTCGAGGGCAGCCTTGTTGTCACCGTCGGCACCGCGGTCGACGACCGGAGCAAGTACTCCTGGTGGGAGAACCGGTCGCTCTACGGCTGGCGGGTGCTCGTTCCCCGCGCGAAGGAGCAAGCGGGGCCGATGATCGCGCGCCTGAGTTCCTACGGCGCCATTCCGCAGTCGGTTCCCACGATCTCCATGGAGCCGCCGCGCAACCCCGCGCAGATGGACCGAGCGATCAAGGGAATCGTCGAGGGCCGCTACCAGTGGGTCGTGTTTACCTCCGTCAACGCCGTCAGCGCGGTGTGGGACAAGTTCGCGGTGCTCGGCCTCGACGCTCGTGCCTTTGCCGGGGTGCACCTCGCCGCCGTGGGGCAGAAGACTGCCGATGCGCTGCGCGCTCGGGGAATGTCCCCCGAGCTCATCCCGCACCGGACGAAGCAGAACGCCGAGGGGATTGTGGAGATGTTTCCCGAGTACGTCGAGGACATCGATCCCGTCTCCCGCGTGTTGTTGCCGCGCGCCGACCTGGGCTCCGACGCGCTTGTCGCGGGCCTCATGGAGAAGGGTTGGGAAGTCGACGACGTCGTCGCCTACCGCACAGTCCGCGCCGCGCCCCCCGCGCCCGAGGTTCGCGACCTGATCAAGAGCGGTGGTTTCGACGCGGTGTGTTTCACCTCCGCCTCCACGGTGAAGAACCTCGTCGGGATCGCCGGTAAGCCCCACCAGCGCACCATCATCGCCTGCATCGGCCCGATGACGGCTGCCGCGGCGCGCGAGCAGGGCCTGCGCGTGGACGTGCAGCCCGAGGTTGCGGACGTGCCTTCGCTTGTCGACGCCCTTGCGCACCACGCCGCCACGTTGCGGGCTGCGGGACAGCTGCCCCCGCCCAGGAAGAAGCGCCGGACGCGCAACTCCTAG
- the hemB gene encoding porphobilinogen synthase: MSSSASPLTKTNQSRRPRRLRTTPAMRDLVAETRLSPSDFILPLFVADGLDAKREIASMPGQYHHTVDTLKAIAHEALDAGVTCVDLFGVPVDGDKDARGSVAWAEDGILNRGIRALREEFGEDLLVMADTCLDEFTDHGHCGVVGTDRFGNEVVLNDETIECYCHMAVSQAEAGAHIVSPSGMMDGQVAAIRRALDEAGWDNVAIMAYSAKYASSFFGPFRDAVRSSLVGDRRAYQQDPANARESLLEAELDIAEGADFVMVKPALPYLDIVARVSDFSPIPVAAYHVSGEYAMIKAAGNNGWIDPEAAMMESLTSIKRAGADQILTYFAIDAARKLHA; this comes from the coding sequence TTGTCCTCGAGTGCTTCCCCCCTGACCAAGACCAATCAGAGCCGCCGACCCCGGAGGCTGCGCACGACCCCGGCCATGCGCGACCTCGTTGCGGAAACGCGGCTTTCCCCCTCCGACTTCATCCTCCCGCTGTTCGTTGCCGACGGGCTCGACGCCAAGCGCGAGATCGCCTCGATGCCGGGGCAGTACCATCACACCGTCGATACGCTCAAGGCCATCGCGCACGAGGCCCTCGACGCCGGAGTGACGTGCGTCGACCTGTTCGGCGTGCCTGTCGACGGCGACAAGGATGCCCGAGGGTCAGTTGCGTGGGCCGAAGACGGCATCTTGAACCGTGGCATTCGCGCGCTACGCGAAGAGTTCGGGGAGGACCTCCTCGTTATGGCTGACACCTGCCTCGACGAGTTCACCGACCACGGCCACTGCGGCGTCGTGGGAACGGATCGCTTTGGCAACGAGGTAGTCCTCAACGACGAGACCATCGAATGCTACTGCCACATGGCGGTGTCCCAGGCTGAGGCGGGTGCGCACATCGTCAGCCCGTCCGGGATGATGGACGGCCAGGTTGCAGCGATCCGCCGCGCGCTTGACGAGGCCGGCTGGGACAACGTGGCAATCATGGCGTACTCGGCGAAGTACGCGTCCTCCTTCTTTGGCCCCTTCCGCGACGCCGTTCGCTCCTCGCTAGTCGGGGACCGGCGCGCGTACCAGCAGGACCCCGCCAACGCCCGTGAGTCCCTGCTCGAAGCCGAGCTTGACATCGCCGAGGGGGCGGACTTTGTCATGGTTAAGCCCGCGCTTCCTTACCTGGACATCGTGGCGCGCGTGTCGGACTTCTCCCCGATTCCGGTGGCTGCGTACCACGTCTCCGGTGAGTACGCCATGATCAAGGCGGCGGGAAACAACGGGTGGATTGACCCGGAGGCGGCGATGATGGAGTCCCTGACCTCCATCAAGCGCGCCGGCGCCGACCAGATCCTGACGTATTTTGCCATCGATGCCGCGAGGAAGCTTCATGCCTGA